gtataaaccctaaaattacgaatttGAAAATTACCAAACTTCAATTGATTTTGATGCTCAAATCAGATAGAACAGATTGAGAGCTTcacaacggatattcatacttgtgatttggtgttcaataacaccttcaaaattaactttgattttcagaattctccaagaacaccaagaacacatattcaagaaattttcagaaaatcagaccttaatttctatataatattgaactctatttttgaagtataatataccaaatcgaccagaaaaacatgctctacaacatggaagcatcaaatcacatcaacaacatcaagaacaaattttcataatttaattatcaaataattcgaatataaataattaaataagaaaattaccatgatttctggaaagaaactgatgattcattcagaaagaagatttcgagagcttcgttttgatatgctgcacgcccggatcggagttcgataacgccttcgttcgtgtgtttgattctcgggaacgtttcggtttctcgggtttttctctgtatttacggtgttttaactggttgcaaatgaataaacggaataaacgaaataataaataggctatttatatttatggaatattggatcgttctggatcgttttggatcgttaaattagttgcttaaccactaagtaactacaaaatgatccaaaaatagattacttagccgctaagtaactttaaaacgatacaattaaataccggaattggataattatcaaaatcgggctttttataaaacaccttatacgaaaataacgtaaaaatatcccgtctctcgagaatacgggttttattgattaccgaaataactatcgtatcgaaaatattgcgccgggccgcgcacgggtcaaaccgtaatccggattgaaaaagtcaaaacacggaaaatgtccggaattaccagattaggttaggaaggagttttcggaagagtttcgagttataaaaacgcaaaaacagttgaagtcggacgattcccggctttataaaataattttggtaattattcagaaaataattaataattcataaattattataaaatcatctaaaagtccaaaattaccagaaaaatatcacaattatctatattttattctggacatataataattcaaacactcaaataatatcacatataaacacccaaacatcaattccaattaccagataattcaccaaaattcacataaaattcacataaataattccaaataattataataataatatttaaaaatatgggatattacattgTGTTTGGGAACATGCAAACTTCTTTCAAATGACATGAATAGAGCTGTCATTTCAAATTCTCCAATTTGTACCAATACTTGAACGTATTggatttcaaatgaaatccaaatGCAAATTCTTTAAACGAAATCCAGGGTTGTACCCTGTTGTTGCAGATGATCAGGAGGTTCAACCCATATAGAAATTTTCTTGTTTCCTGCTGCTGTTTCCCCTTTAAAAGATTCTGGATCATAATTTATACCATCCTAGTTCATAAGCCCCGACGATGTAAAGTTCCACAGTTTGCCGTTCTCTAAGGAGTAAACATAGCAGTTCCTACCTCTGTGCATATATATCTTGTTAGGCGTTACCCCATAACAATTTATTATATCCACAAAGACGGAGTGCTTGCTAAGAAACAAAGATCGATCTTTTAAACTTTCTACGGGAACCCAAACTTTGTCCGACCAATCCAACCTTCTGATGCAATAAGAAGCTTCTTCATCAAAATATGTAACAATGAGCTCCTCGTCTAACAGAAAGAATTTATCAAATTTATTAATATCCTGCAAATTAGGAAACTCAAGTTTCAGTTGCATAGTAGCAATGTCATAGGATCCAAGTCGTCCACCTAAAAAGAGAAAATAGAAAACTCCGCGAATGAACACAACGTCCTCAACACACGGAACATCAGGAATATTATACCAACCACCAAAAGGTAATGTAGTAGTCCACCGTGTATCACCATGTCGGAAAGTACTGATGGACCAAACGTACGGAGCATTAGTTATGTGCAAAGCTAAAAAGACACAATCAGGAGAAGTCGGATTGGTGGAAACTGCAGTGAACAATTTTGAAATTCTGCAGGTAGGAGATACTACGGGATGATTTATCCGAGGAAGTTTCACAAATTTTTGGGTTGCAACAACTAATAATGCAAAGGATGAGCAAGTACATTCTTGGTTATACGAAGATATAAATATGCAGCCATGGAGATaagtactccctctgtccctcccatttgtttacactttcctttttgggatgtcccttccaattgtttacatttcaaaattttccaaaaatagtaaagtttttataatttttaaattaactacatccactactttcctccactatacccactttatacatataatattaatcggtcccactattTTACCCACTTTTTCAACTTTTTtccactactttatcatttttcttaaactccgcgccccacccaaatgtaaacatttgggagggacggagggagtaattcTGTAAGGAAATCGGAAAAAAGATCCATCGAAAATCTGACTAATGTAAAGACCTTGGGAGATAACTGGATCCGGATGAGAGGCTGATGGTTCATACATGTAGTATGAGACCCTGCTGAGATTTTCGCGATCGAGAAGTAACAACCAAGGTAATACATCACTAGCTCTTTTTGCAAGCTGAGCCGACAGCCAGGTCTTGCAAACGCTGCTAAATCGAACATGATCCCCCCAAAAAAGTTTCTTTTTAATTTCTCCAAGTGCATCCAATGGAAGCTCTGACCATGTTGCTGCAGCTTCTGCTGGACTAATTGACAATGTAGTTTTCTTCTTcgtgttgttgttgttgttgttgttattatcGTTTCTCTCGTGTTCTTCTGCTTCTCTGCACCTCTTCTTCATAACACGAACAAATTTTGGTTTATTGCAGGATTTATTAGAATCTTGTTCTCAGCGTCTCAATTATGCGTATCTTTATAGGTTTTGCTCACGGGTCTGATGTCTTAATTGTTTTTATCTAAACTCTAATTGGAttgtataatatatattaattgtaTTCGATTGTTTCTAAAACTGGTAATTAACTGTTAAACTTTTATCCTTTTATCTAAACAAATGTACATtatgattttatgatttttatGATTTTAGTAGAATTTCAGCAAGCAGATATAATCCAGAAAGACAGGACCTGCTCTGTTTGTTTCTCGGAGAATGGCAATCTCTTACAAGGCTGAGCAAAACCAAATTATTTCGGTTTGGTTCGGTCCAGTCCATAATATAATTTCGGTCCGGTTCGGTCCAAGAAAGATGATAATTCGATTTTTCGATCAATTCGATTCGGTCTGATTTTGGACCGAATTGATAACTGGTACCCAGCTAGTAGGAGTCGACAATGAAGACAGGCAATTCGAAAAAAAAGGTTGAAAGAACTTTGACCCTCCTGAATCGGTGTCATGTTAAGAAACCAACTCTCCGGAAACCTTATGGCGTTAAAATGAGACATTAATTGGATCGCATACTTTAGTGATTGCAAATAAATTCAAAGAAACCAACTCTCCGGACACCTTATGTCATGTTGTGGTGTACTTCTCTACTGATCAATCAAAGAAGTTCAGAACTTCAACAGTTTAGCCTTGTTTGTTAGTCGAAGAAGTTTTGCATACATGTCAGTAAATCGAGCATGATCCCCCCAAAAAAGTTTCTTTTTAATTTCTCCAAGTGCATCTAATGGAAGCTCTGACTGTTGTTGCAGCTTCTGCTGGACTAGTTGACACTGTAGTTTTCTTCTTCGTAttgtttttgttgttgttgttgttattatcGTTCCTCTCGTCTTCTTCTGCTTTTCTGCACCTCTTCTTCATCGTGGCCCGAACAAATTTTGGTTTATTGCAGGATTTatttgttagaaaatggaaatttgaGGACACATGTAATATGTCTTCTTGATGTAATTTCCGGTTAATAACAAGTGGAGGTTGTTCCTTGCTATAAGGAcataaactttcatatttggatctaagacatttcTTAGTGAAATCCATGTAGAAATAAGAGCAAGAAAACTTATTTGT
The sequence above is drawn from the Apium graveolens cultivar Ventura chromosome 2, ASM990537v1, whole genome shotgun sequence genome and encodes:
- the LOC141684242 gene encoding F-box/kelch-repeat protein At1g57790-like, yielding MKKRCREAEEHERNDNNNNNNNNTKKKTTLSISPAEAAATWSELPLDALGEIKKKLFWGDHVRFSSVCKTWLSAQLAKRASDVLPWLLLLDRENLSRVSYYMYEPSASHPDPVISQVSTNPTSPDCVFLALHITNAPYVWSISTFRHGDTRWTTTLPFGGWYNIPDVPCVEDVVFIRGVFYFLFLGGRLGSYDIATMQLKLEFPNLQDINKFDKFFLLDEELIVTYFDEEASYCIRRLDWSDKVWVPVESLKDRSLFLSKHSVFVDIINCYGDGINYDPESFKGETAAGNKKISIWVEPPDHLQQQGLPESLVAAVNGGRPPEQNWGRR